CTTCGTGAGCGGCGCTCCCCGTTGCGCAAGAATATCCGCTATGCGGACATGGCTGCCCAGCATCGACTTGATCCAGTCGAGCGAAGCATCCTCAAAGCGTTGCGGCAGTTCGTAGAGATCGGCACGAATAATCAATGAGGTACCGCAGAGATGGCTGAAGTCGTCGTGGCCAAACAGGAAGTTGCCGCCATCGTCCCAGATATAACCATGGTCGATCGTCCATCCGTTGGCGTCCCGATTTTCGGACACGTGCTGAACGATTCGCGAACTGACGAAATCGTCGTCATCGACAATCATGAAGAAGCGACTGTCGGTGGCGTTCAACATGCCACTGAGAACACGACGGCCTTTGTCTGCCCGGAAGGCATCGAGGAAGTCTTCCTTGCTGCCCTTTCCAAGCTCATGCAGGTCGTTCGGCGGAAAGGTGACACGCACGGCGGAGAATTTTTCCGGCAGGTCAGGCAGATCGGCGCCTTCGTTTGCCACGATAATGCCGCGCCAGTCCCCATTGGTCTGGTTGGAAATGGAAGCCACGGTCTGGGTCAGATTTGCCTTCAGCCTGCTCCAGTCGCGGGCATTGTCCTGATGTCGGACCGGGATAATGAAGGTGACAAGTGTCATCGGATTACCTCCTGATCCTGCAAGCGCGCAGCGTCTCCGTCATCCGCGCGCTCCTTGCCCGGCCTGGTGACGCGCCCACTCGATTCCATCTTCAAGCGATGTTGCCTTGTATGAAAGGTCGGTCCCGCCGGAGAACGCATTCATGAAGCGGCGGATCTTTCCGTAGCTGTTGTCCAATACGGCATGCGGCCGGCCAAGCAGCAGCGAGCAGATATGGACATGCAGGCGATCGGTAACGATGGCGCGGGCGCGCGAAATCTGGCTGATGCCGCGCTCGAAGCGGTTGTGCGCTGCGGCGTCCAGCTTGCGCAATGCCACTTCGCTCGGCTTCAGTGCCAGGAAAGCCGAAGCTGCCCCTAACTTCTTGGCGATATCAACCTTGCGTTTCGACTCGGTGATCCAATCTTCCACGGGAATATCGGAAGGGATCTTGCGATCGGTGCCGCCAACCCTTTCCGCATCCTCTCGCAGCATAGCGAGGACGGAAATTTGCGTTGCCCTGTCCGGCAGCGG
The nucleotide sequence above comes from Rhizobium indicum. Encoded proteins:
- a CDS encoding galactosyl transferase, translating into MTLVTFIIPVRHQDNARDWSRLKANLTQTVASISNQTNGDWRGIIVANEGADLPDLPEKFSAVRVTFPPNDLHELGKGSKEDFLDAFRADKGRRVLSGMLNATDSRFFMIVDDDDFVSSRIVQHVSENRDANGWTIDHGYIWDDGGNFLFGHDDFSHLCGTSLIIRADLYELPQRFEDASLDWIKSMLGSHVRIADILAQRGAPLTKLPFRGAVYRVAHGGSHSQAPSLLRQYFLNRGVLTKPRRWWRNLRKLRMVGEGHRREFFGKTRSNPA